Proteins co-encoded in one Amaranthus tricolor cultivar Red isolate AtriRed21 chromosome 7, ASM2621246v1, whole genome shotgun sequence genomic window:
- the LOC130818123 gene encoding transcription factor MYC4-like has product MNNNMVKSSSSSSSSSLLSPSISPPTIHQKLQFLLKNQQNWWNYAIFWKTCSNNLDNSCPIILGWGEGHFQGIKPKKKPNFGIVQDQLDEFDHGGSSMNEVVTDVEWFYMTSPSRSYPVKQRTSANGGIGALAKAFTTGSLVWLSGDHSVRSYNCERVKDAQSHGLLTFVCIPVPNGVLEFGSIDLIQENWALIEQAHSQFGPMYNLELGPTNLDVTWSTTTTSGDAFGDSCLVGATNLVQDSSKPTGRQRIVKKRGRKLSSAPEGQAIVIDHVEAERQRREKMNSRFYALRSVVPTVTKMDKASLLSDAVAYINDLNEKINRLESQIQKSMQASTSENDNALFMSKQYSLFEINDVVNYRKIPLEVDVNVLGNEAMIRVQCENINYPSARLMDVLKQLKLQVHHVSVSTIEDMMILDAVIVKVPGELMNDVSMKVAIVTRLEQ; this is encoded by the exons atgaataataacatggtaaaatcatcatcatcatcatcatcatcatctttacTATCTCCATCAATTTCACCTCCAACAATTCACCAAAAACTTCAATTTCTACTaaaaaaccaacaaaattgGTGGAATTATGCCATATTTTGGAAAACTTGTTCTAATAATCTTGATAATAGTTGCCCTATAATCTTAGGTTGGGGTGAGGGCCATTTTCAAGGCATCAAGCCCAAAAAGAAGCCCAACTTTGGTATTGTTCAAGATCAATTAGATGAGTTTGATCATGGTGGGTCCTCCATGAATGAGGTTGTTACTGATGTTGAGTGGTTTTATATGACGTCACCTTCCCGATCTTACCCTGTAAAGCAGAGGACTAGTGCCAATGGTGGAATAG GTGCTCTAGCTAAGGCTTTTACAACGGGCTCACTGGTTTGGTTGAGTGGGGACCACTCAGTCCGATCTTATAATTGCGAACGGGTCAAGGATGCCCAGTCTCATGGGCTTCTTACCTTTGTGTGTATTCCTGTCCCTAATGGGGTTCTTGAGTTTGGCTCAATTGACTTGATTCAAGAAAATTGGGCCTTAATTGAACAAGCCCATTCCCAATTTGGACCTATGTATAACCTTGAATTGGGCCCCACAAATCTTGATGTTACATGGAGTACTACTACTACTAGTGGTGATGCCTTTGGTGACTCATGTCTAGTGGGTGCTACCAACCTAGTTCAAGACTCGAGCAAACCGACGGGCCGACAAAGGATTGTAAAGAAAAGAGGAAGAAAACTTAGCTCGGCCCCTGAAGGCCAAGCTATCGTTATAGACCATGTGGAAGCAGAACGACAAAGAAGAGAAAAGATGAATAGTCGATTCTATGCACTTCGATCAGTTGTACCAACTGTAACTAAAATGGATAAAGCTTCCTTGTTAAGCGATGCAGTTGCTTATATAAATGACTTAAATGAAAAGATTAATAGACTCGAGTCGCAAATCCAAAAGTCGATGCAAGCATCAACTAGTGAAAATGATAATGCCCTTTTTATGAGTAAGCAATATAGTCTGTTCGAGATTAATGATGTTGTTAATTATCGTAAAATTCCATTAGAGGTTGATGTTAACGTATTAGGGAATGAAGCCATGATTAGGGTTCAATGTGAGAACATAAATTATCCATCGGCAAGATTAATGGATGTGCTTAAGCAACTTAAATTACAAGTTCATCATGTTAGTGTTTCAACAATTGAAGATATGATGATTCTAGATGCTGTCATTGTCAAAGTTCCAGGGGAGTTGATGAATGATGTTTCAATGAAAGTTGCTATTGTAACAAGGTTAGAGCAATAG